A single window of Elusimicrobiota bacterium DNA harbors:
- the ptsP gene encoding phosphoenolpyruvate--protein phosphotransferase → MEQTTKQTNVFKGVIASSGIAIGKIFLIEEEEFAIVPRKIPKQNVKKEVGRFKIAVAGVTEELAIAKKEIIKVFGKEHSLLADAHLLMLEDPLLNRDVIRRINEEGVNAEYALWTVVEKVVQSFEKIDDEYFRERKNDIQEIGKRIMRQLTGPYHRAIAEAGKGSIIVAHSLGPSDTIKLKERNVGAFVTDVGGRTSHIALFAQDLDIPAVVGLKNLTLTANHEDDIIVDGNQGLVILNPDEQTLGNYKREYDSQIAEKHELEKLRDLPAQTSDGHRVALACNVDSPEEVKTVLNSGSEGIGLLRTEFIYLKENKMPSEEQQYEICKKVVHKMLPYSVIIRTLDLGGDKLMQMGFEGFTHESNPFLGLRAIRLCFKYPEIFKAQLRAILRASKEGKVKIMFPMISSVEEFKRAKKYLEEAKSELQNKGLEFHEKIEVGAMIEIPSAALTADLIAREADFLSIGTNDLIQYTFAVDRMNESVAYMYEPMHLAILRLIKRIIDAGHQAGKWVGMCGEMAADTSFTSILVGLGLDEFSIPPIAVPKIKKAIRSITLADAQDLAREVLSNNDREAAVSAIRRNHIT, encoded by the coding sequence ATGGAACAAACAACAAAGCAGACAAATGTTTTTAAAGGGGTAATCGCGTCCAGCGGGATTGCTATCGGAAAAATATTCCTTATTGAAGAAGAAGAATTTGCGATAGTCCCCAGGAAGATTCCTAAACAAAACGTAAAAAAAGAAGTAGGCCGGTTCAAAATCGCCGTGGCGGGAGTAACAGAAGAGCTTGCTATAGCCAAGAAAGAAATTATTAAAGTATTCGGTAAAGAGCACTCGCTACTGGCTGACGCGCATCTGCTGATGCTCGAAGACCCGCTGCTTAACAGAGACGTAATAAGAAGAATCAATGAAGAAGGCGTGAACGCAGAATATGCTTTGTGGACCGTCGTTGAAAAAGTAGTCCAGTCTTTTGAAAAAATTGACGACGAATATTTCCGCGAGAGAAAAAATGATATTCAGGAAATAGGAAAGAGGATCATGAGGCAGTTGACGGGCCCTTATCACAGGGCGATTGCAGAAGCAGGGAAAGGTTCTATAATCGTCGCTCACAGCCTGGGGCCTTCGGATACAATTAAGCTTAAAGAAAGAAACGTAGGGGCTTTTGTCACAGATGTCGGCGGAAGGACTTCGCATATAGCTTTATTTGCCCAGGACCTGGATATTCCCGCAGTCGTGGGGTTAAAAAATTTGACCTTAACAGCCAACCATGAAGACGATATAATAGTCGACGGTAATCAGGGCCTGGTAATACTTAACCCCGATGAACAGACTCTGGGAAATTATAAACGCGAATATGACAGCCAGATAGCGGAAAAACATGAACTAGAAAAACTCAGGGACCTTCCTGCGCAGACAAGCGACGGGCACAGGGTCGCGCTGGCGTGCAATGTTGATTCACCTGAGGAGGTAAAAACAGTATTAAACTCAGGGTCGGAAGGGATAGGGCTTTTAAGAACTGAGTTTATTTATCTTAAAGAAAACAAAATGCCTTCCGAAGAACAGCAATACGAAATCTGTAAAAAGGTAGTCCATAAAATGCTGCCTTACTCAGTGATAATCAGAACGCTTGACCTGGGAGGGGATAAACTCATGCAGATGGGTTTTGAGGGTTTCACGCATGAAAGCAATCCTTTTCTGGGCCTGCGGGCCATCAGATTGTGCTTTAAATACCCGGAGATATTTAAAGCGCAGCTGCGCGCAATTTTACGCGCGTCAAAAGAAGGTAAAGTTAAAATCATGTTTCCCATGATTTCCAGCGTAGAAGAATTCAAGAGGGCAAAAAAATATCTTGAGGAAGCAAAAAGCGAATTACAGAACAAAGGGCTAGAGTTTCATGAAAAAATTGAAGTCGGCGCGATGATAGAAATACCTTCCGCGGCTCTTACCGCAGATCTTATTGCCCGGGAGGCGGATTTTCTTTCAATCGGGACTAATGACCTGATTCAGTATACATTTGCAGTAGATAGGATGAACGAATCGGTTGCATATATGTATGAACCAATGCATCTTGCCATTTTGCGCCTAATCAAACGAATCATTGACGCGGGCCACCAGGCAGGCAAGTGGGTTGGCATGTGCGGCGAGATGGCAGCGGACACATCATTTACGTCGATATTAGTGGGCCTGGGCCTGGATGAATTCAGTATTCCGCCGATTGCTGTTCCAAAAATAAAAAAGGCTATAAGGTCTATAACTTTAGCGGACGCGCAAGACCTGGCTCGCGAAGTGCTAAGCAATAATGACCGGGAAGCAGCGGTGAGCGCAATTAGAAGAAATCACATTACATGA
- a CDS encoding HPr family phosphocarrier protein, producing the protein MQETNLTVRNKLGLHARPAAMFVQLTTKYKSAIKVFKGDQEVDGKSIMGLMTLAAEMGSQIKIVAEGEDEQDLINGISELVENRFNED; encoded by the coding sequence ATGCAGGAAACAAATTTAACTGTTAGGAATAAATTGGGTTTACATGCAAGGCCTGCAGCCATGTTCGTTCAGCTGACTACAAAATACAAGTCAGCTATAAAAGTTTTTAAAGGAGACCAGGAAGTGGACGGTAAAAGTATCATGGGCCTGATGACCCTTGCCGCTGAAATGGGCTCGCAAATCAAGATAGTCGCTGAAGGCGAAGATGAACAGGATTTGATAAATGGAATATCCGAATTAGTCGAAAATAGATTCAACGAAGACTGA
- a CDS encoding PTS system mannose/fructose/sorbose family transporter subunit IID, producing MKALDLVKIFFRSFFIQAAWNYERMQNIGFLYGIMPALKKIYPDKNQRFEVVKSHLEFFNTHPYMIGILMGMTVSLEEKTAKDEKASTSRNMIQVSKTNMAGPLAAIGDAFFWAVWRPFCALLVVFPVVIFFKGINNFVIWWLFFGFLIFYNSLNIYLRYYGVFMGYRLRERIIKNISRWNIQRIISTVRIAGFITVCIAAILYFIIDLSSMREKALAVLVFCAGTYLYRKGVSSTKLFYGLLFTVILVCLARI from the coding sequence ATGAAAGCACTTGATCTGGTAAAAATATTTTTCAGGTCATTTTTTATTCAGGCAGCCTGGAATTATGAGAGGATGCAGAATATCGGGTTTTTGTACGGGATAATGCCTGCGCTTAAAAAAATATATCCTGATAAAAACCAGAGGTTCGAAGTTGTTAAAAGCCATCTTGAATTTTTCAATACTCATCCTTACATGATAGGCATCCTTATGGGCATGACGGTTTCTCTTGAAGAAAAAACTGCAAAGGATGAAAAAGCGTCAACTTCGAGGAATATGATACAAGTTTCTAAAACCAATATGGCCGGCCCTCTGGCGGCAATAGGTGATGCGTTTTTTTGGGCTGTCTGGAGGCCTTTTTGTGCCTTGTTAGTAGTTTTTCCGGTTGTCATATTTTTCAAGGGAATCAATAATTTTGTTATCTGGTGGCTCTTTTTCGGTTTTCTGATTTTTTATAATTCCCTCAATATCTATTTGCGGTATTACGGCGTTTTTATGGGCTACCGGCTGAGGGAAAGAATAATAAAAAATATATCACGCTGGAATATTCAGCGAATTATCAGTACAGTAAGAATTGCGGGTTTCATAACAGTTTGTATAGCGGCGATTTTGTATTTCATTATAGACCTTTCAAGCATGAGGGAAAAAGCGCTAGCAGTGTTGGTTTTTTGCGCCGGAACTTACTTATACAGAAAAGGAGTGTCGTCAACTAAATTATTTTATGGTCTGTTATTTACTGTTATTCTGGTTTGTTTAGCGAGGATATAA
- a CDS encoding PTS sugar transporter subunit IIC, whose amino-acid sequence MFLIAFISMFLALDNAIGNFMISRPFISGIITGYFMGDIKTGLLIGTFIEIVWIDVFPIGTYVAPELMVSAILSVYWSLAPGGSVQFHTVALAIGLAVPLSIFFRIADVWNRQFNSKLLAIMEKRVDKGKENAVSIYVYISLLIFAAKAFLFFIVFLPLGNVILDWAESIIPLFVKQGLDASLKFIPVLGFAVAFNFFRKKKYEST is encoded by the coding sequence ATGTTTTTAATCGCTTTTATTTCAATGTTTTTGGCACTGGATAATGCCATTGGAAATTTTATGATTTCCCGGCCTTTTATTTCAGGCATAATAACCGGCTATTTTATGGGCGATATAAAAACCGGTTTGTTAATCGGGACTTTTATTGAAATTGTGTGGATAGATGTTTTTCCGATAGGGACCTACGTGGCTCCCGAACTGATGGTCAGCGCGATTCTTTCAGTTTATTGGTCGCTGGCTCCCGGGGGAAGCGTGCAATTTCATACTGTCGCGCTGGCAATCGGCCTGGCTGTGCCTTTAAGCATATTTTTCAGGATAGCGGATGTCTGGAACAGGCAATTCAATTCAAAATTATTGGCAATCATGGAGAAAAGGGTTGATAAAGGCAAAGAAAATGCTGTTTCCATATACGTATACATAAGCCTTCTTATTTTTGCAGCTAAAGCGTTTTTGTTTTTTATAGTGTTTTTGCCTTTGGGCAATGTTATACTTGATTGGGCTGAAAGTATTATTCCTTTATTTGTAAAACAGGGGCTGGACGCTTCGCTGAAATTTATACCGGTTCTGGGTTTCGCGGTAGCGTTCAATTTTTTCAGGAAAAAGAAATATGAAAGCACTTGA